The proteins below come from a single Chryseobacterium nepalense genomic window:
- a CDS encoding DUF6438 domain-containing protein, with product MKYIFGLFAFIVLFSCNSQKMNSKYSTIEYEATPCFGFCPVFKMTINADRTAVFEAEHFNFSDRPSKDEFSKPREGTFKGTIKQEDYNKLISMLDGLDVKNLNDNYGEKNVTDLPSSHLRIKFADGTSKHVEDYGKHGSEKLSELYKFFEDLRKNQQWTKVN from the coding sequence ATGAAATATATATTCGGTCTTTTTGCTTTTATCGTTTTATTTTCATGCAATTCCCAGAAAATGAATTCAAAATATTCTACTATTGAATATGAAGCAACGCCCTGCTTTGGGTTTTGCCCGGTTTTTAAGATGACCATCAATGCCGACCGAACGGCTGTTTTTGAAGCGGAACATTTTAATTTCAGCGACAGGCCTTCAAAAGATGAATTCTCGAAACCGCGCGAAGGAACATTCAAAGGAACGATTAAGCAGGAAGATTACAATAAGCTTATCTCTATGCTTGACGGATTGGATGTAAAAAACCTGAATGATAATTATGGTGAAAAGAATGTAACGGATCTTCCCTCTTCCCATCTGAGAATAAAATTTGCGGACGGAACTTCAAAACATGTGGAAGATTATGGTAAACACGGAAGTGAAAAACTATCTGAACTGTACAAATTTTTTGAGGATCTGAGAAAGAACCAACAGTGGACGAAAGTGAATTAA